The Pedobacter cryoconitis genome includes a window with the following:
- a CDS encoding DHA2 family efflux MFS transporter permease subunit: MAEYGFKKWIITFTVITASLLELIDTTIVNVALPQIQGNLGATLEDVAWLSTGYAVANVIVLPMSGWLGSRFGRKNYFLTSIIVFTIASFLCGNATSLEELILFRILQGLAGGGLISTAQSILIETWPREDIGIATALFGLGAVVGPTVGPTIGGYILDISSWPWIFYVNIPVGILAAYCTITYIRATPKDGQGLPVDWWGIALLAIAVGSLQTVLEKGESEDWFATPYIIALSVASVIGLLLFIWREMSTDHPIVNFKIMRHRSFSIGMVTSFILGFGLYGSVFVFPVFCQNLLGFSPLQTGELLFPGGICTIMMMPFIGIFLKKGIPAQFMATIGMFLFFVFCNMLSKSTLSSGTSDFFLPLVIRGIGMALLFVPLTTLAIQDLKGAEIGQGSGLNNMMRQLGGSFGIAALTTLIHTRQGFHRSSLLANVNEYNPAFTDRMNAFIHNFMSKGYSMFDAKVMAIKAIDGTVTKQALLLTYSDAYWLVGLVLLCSIPLLYLQKFKKNVNIPVDVH, encoded by the coding sequence ATGGCCGAGTATGGTTTTAAAAAATGGATAATCACGTTTACAGTGATCACAGCTTCGCTACTGGAGCTGATTGATACCACTATTGTAAACGTGGCTTTACCACAAATTCAGGGTAACCTGGGCGCTACTCTCGAGGATGTCGCCTGGTTATCAACCGGATATGCCGTTGCGAATGTAATTGTCCTGCCCATGTCGGGCTGGCTGGGCAGTCGTTTCGGGCGTAAAAATTATTTTCTAACTTCCATCATTGTCTTTACGATAGCGTCATTTTTATGCGGTAACGCAACTTCACTGGAAGAACTTATTTTATTCCGTATCCTTCAGGGGCTTGCCGGAGGGGGATTGATCTCCACTGCGCAGTCTATTCTGATTGAAACCTGGCCGCGTGAAGATATAGGTATAGCCACCGCACTCTTTGGATTGGGGGCCGTAGTAGGTCCAACTGTGGGCCCGACTATCGGGGGTTATATTCTGGACATCAGTTCATGGCCATGGATCTTTTACGTGAATATTCCCGTCGGGATTCTCGCCGCGTACTGTACGATAACCTATATAAGGGCCACTCCGAAGGATGGGCAGGGGCTACCTGTCGACTGGTGGGGTATCGCATTACTGGCAATTGCAGTTGGTAGTTTACAGACTGTACTGGAAAAAGGAGAAAGTGAAGATTGGTTCGCAACACCTTACATTATTGCGCTATCAGTAGCCTCAGTAATTGGTTTACTGCTGTTTATCTGGCGCGAGATGTCTACAGATCACCCTATTGTAAACTTCAAGATCATGCGTCACAGAAGTTTCTCTATTGGTATGGTGACCTCATTTATTCTGGGTTTCGGGTTATATGGATCTGTATTCGTGTTCCCGGTTTTCTGTCAGAATCTATTAGGTTTCTCTCCATTGCAAACCGGTGAATTGTTATTTCCAGGTGGGATTTGTACCATTATGATGATGCCGTTTATTGGTATATTCCTTAAAAAAGGAATCCCTGCACAATTTATGGCTACAATCGGGATGTTCTTGTTCTTCGTTTTCTGTAATATGCTGAGTAAATCAACGCTTTCTTCGGGAACAAGTGATTTCTTCCTGCCGCTGGTAATCAGAGGTATTGGAATGGCCTTATTGTTTGTTCCGTTAACTACACTGGCTATTCAGGACCTTAAAGGTGCAGAAATTGGTCAGGGTTCGGGATTGAACAATATGATGAGACAATTAGGCGGATCATTTGGTATCGCAGCTTTAACAACTTTGATTCATACCCGTCAGGGATTCCACAGAAGTTCATTGCTTGCCAATGTAAACGAATATAATCCTGCATTTACAGACAGAATGAATGCTTTCATTCATAATTTCATGTCTAAAGGTTATAGTATGTTTGATGCGAAGGTAATGGCGATCAAAGCGATTGATGGTACGGTAACCAAACAAGCATTATTATTGACTTACAGCGATGCCTACTGGTTAGTAGGACTAGTCCTTTTATGCTCTATACCACTTCTTTACTTGCAGAAATTCAAGAAAAATGTCAACATCCCTGTTGATGTTCACTAA